TTTATCACATTTGGGGGTAACcactataaattaatataaaaactatttaaaaattaaactattttttaatataagataaaaaatattatttattctagTGTTGAATGAGTTTACCTCACAGTTCACCAAAGAGTGAAGAGCCACAATTTATATTAGGAATATTCCTAACACTAATAGCATCACTAAACATCGGCATCTGCtatgtattgaaaaaaaaagctCACAACAAATGCCCCGACAACCAAAAAGCCAGTAAACCCCTAAAGACAACCTTTAGAACACGGAGGACACGGCTATCTGCGGTCCCCAACCTGGTGGGTCGGTCTCCTCCTCAGTATCCCTCACCCATAATTTAGTGACGTTGGGCGAGGCTGCCAATTTTGTGGCTCTCACATTCCTCCCGGCCTCCCTCGTGGCCTCCTTGGGGGCTATCAGTCTACTTTTTAGGTTTTTGAATAATTTGTGTTATTTAGTCttgtttttgctgcttttttcttttctgaacgATTGTCGTGGAGTGCCAAGTTGGGGGTGGCACTGTGTCTCACTGGGTGTGTCTTCATGGTCTACTTTGGGCCCAAAACATCCCCACTTTCCACCCCCGACACCCTCGAGACTACCCTAACGAGTCCTCCCTTTAAAATATACTGTCTTTCCTCCTCTGTAATTGCCGCGCTTTTTTATTTGGCGGGCTTTTGGTATGGGGACAAGACcccgattatatatataactatttgttCGTTATTTGGGTCACTTCTGGTACTCATGGCGAAGTGTCTTGGAGTGCTGATTCGAGCGAGGTCTCTTCTCCATGTGATGTCGGAGTCACTTTTTTGGGGACTGTCTGGTGGGATGGctatgagtgtttgtgtacaATTGCACTTTCTAAATCGGGCTTTGGACATATTTTCCATATCTTTGGTGACCACTATTTACTACGTTGAGTTCACGTTGGCCGTGATTGTGTCTTCGGCTACGGTTTTTGGGGACTTTGAACAGCTCGGACAATTTGATGTTGTCGGATATGTCTTtgcatttattgttattttggtCGGAGTTGTACTAAtggagtttaataaaaaaattggctaatatttatttgttgattaaatttatttttctttagtaaaaaaataaatttatgtacaatagATAATATGTGATGATTGTGGCTCGTTCTTTCCACGTGGATGTCAACAGTTTTACATTTGTCAATTTATTTAAAGAACCCAATcagatcaacaaaaaaagaaaaaaattcaaaaatataataaatgtatttttattaacaAATTTAGAACAATATCAAAAAGTCCGTAATTCTGCTTGAACTGGTCACGTCCAACATAATTCGAGTTGGTGCACATTATGACACAGATTTTATACTTTGATGGCacttttttacactttttaatCAACGAAAATGGAGATTTGCACGACATATTCACTGACGACAAATTTGCTCATATTGTTTCCCGCCAAAAGATTTCCGATGGTACAATATTACTCACATGCTAAGCCCACGTGTCTGATCATGTGATTGTGTTTGTTTATTCGAGTTCTGATAcattttttgacattttctatcTCGATGATCATCCGGATAAAAAATTGGAGATTAATGTGaactgtttttttatttgtagCACCATCGGATGTTCTTTCAatcaaacaattttcaaaatatggGGATTTCAGGAAAGCGGGTTTTGCTtcaaaaaaataaagtatttatttttattatattaattagtggTTAacctatattataataaattattttttagttAGCTGTTTGGTGGTCTTTCAATTCTTCATACAATGTTAGGTTGTGGAATCCGGGGGGGATTTTCTCCGCCCGTAGAAAGAACATATTTTTGTTTGACAGGGACAAGATTTCGAGcaaatttaagtttatttcaGCTGTAAGTATTGACGGAGACATTTCCTCATTTTGTTTCATGTATTTTTGTTTGCTATTTGTCAGCTACGACAAGTCCGAAGAGCAAATTGGGCTTACATTCATCAGAGACGAGTTCCTGAATTTCCACTTTTATGATACTACATTTAAAGTAAGCATTAAAATGACATAATAGCTGATCCGTTCATTTATAATAAAGATGGAAGGTGGGGCTAAATTAGTATGGTAGGGGATCTCCTCTGTTCATTGGTGGGGCaaagtgtatatttgtttgtcttcAATACGGGGACTGCAGTCGTGGTGGATATTTCCTGTCTCCCTCATTACCAGTCTTATGTAACTGAATTTGTATGTCTTGTTGGCCACATTGTAGAGTCCTGACTATCTTTGTTGGGTTCGGGAGGACTTGCTTATATTGGCGGTTAATAAGAACACGGGAAACTTTCGAgtattgtttgtgtgtaaatagatatatacgatTCTATTCGATCGGGTTGACTTGCAAGTCAGTCGGAGTTATCCTGGTTGTTTAACTTTTGATGATTCGGAATGGATTATTGATGGGGGAATAAGTTATGTTGATTCCAAGTATTTTAAATGTTCGCAAAAagttattcttcatattttgttggGCAGGTTACTTAATGTTGTTTAATTGTAGTGGCAATGTCGTTTTTGTTGAATTCCATTCTTATTTCTCAAGTTTCGTATTTCCCGATTTGTTTCCGATTGGACACATTCAACAGGTTGGTTGTACAGTTTCACTTGGTGTAGTACTTGACTGCTATTCTGTCCGTAAATACGTCGACCCAACAATATTTTTGTGAGTTTATGGCTTTTCTTATCAGCAAAATGAACTTGAATTGTACCAGGGTGGACCCAGAGTGTGTTCGCTGTTTGTTAATGGTTTTTTCCAAATGTCTCAACTCCCTATTCTATGGAGTGGACTCGGAGTTTACGAGTTGTGTAAATCTTgagattaaatttgttttttaccAATTTCTTGTGTAAGAATGATATTTAATTTAGTTATGATAATTATTACGAGGCTATTGACTTGTTGGATTTATTCGCTCGAGTTGGCCGCGGTGGAATGATCTCGAAAGACTTGTATTTGATGTCAAGGGTATTGTGTTTGTGACTAAATTAGCAATTTTGGCAAAGTCTGAATTTATATCAAAATGTGCAAAATATTAGAATTCATGAAATTTGGGATTATGCAAAAAAGCTTGGGGTGTCATTTGAGTTTTTTATTTCCGAAGATATTTGTGGTTTTCTCTGGATGTAACGTTTTTAAGGCAAACGAGATGACAATATACtatagaaaaatatacatttacaatttTTGATACTGatttttatatacaaaacatatctttattttcaaagaaacgaattttaaaatttcctctTTTTTATTCAGGCAAGCACAGTTGTGACTGCGCGTATTCCAAAGTCGGGGAGATCGGTTGTCTTCCATTTCGGACTTCATTGACCAGACATTTACTAATTAAAAATCGATCTCGTTTTTCAAGCTTTTTTATTTAAAGTAAGTGTATCTCGGGTTGACTCGGTAAGAATTTGGAGATCCAGAGATAAATGGCAATTATAGTTTATTATGCGTTTATAGGAGTCGGCTCCCCACGCCTGCGGGATCGAAAAAGGTCAGGAAACGCAGTATTTCTTTTCTTAAACTTTTCAGATACGTGGAAAGTAAATTCCTACAAGTTCATGCTTCAGGAGCCATTTAACGGTCTCCTCAGTAGCTTTTGAATTCAAAACGGTACTTTTGGAACTTCTTGAGGAAAGACTTAGTTGGATGTATGAGCTTTGGCTTTTTATCCTACTTTTCGACTCTTAATCTTCTACACAAATCTATTTTACATCTTATCTTTTGTGTATTCGATATTTAAAAAGTTTTCACTCTTTAAAGCAGAGGTTTCCAAGCTTTTTTTTACGCGCCTCCCTTAGAGAAAAAGTACAATCTTGCGCCTCCctttatattccataatataatacaattattattttatcaaaaacaattttttaaaacaaaaagttaatgagataattttttttccatcttggcgcaaagtttttcaaatcttggtgtcatcgcagagagtgctactcttagctcattagtcactactaaacgagttcgatatttagatttaattgcagctagtgcagaaaatccagtttcgcataaatatgaagtagcaaatggcaacaaaactttcattgctttattcgacaaaatttcatattccgttcttacattcaaccaaaaagaaattagcggttctctctcaaatttttgtttcaataatgtatcgcatgacaattctatcaatttttctttttcaaaagttgtcaatgcaaattgattatcttcttcatcaataaatggattctgtatccattcgaacattttacagtcgagatctttaaaatagtgagcaaaatgcttcaacaaacaatccaaatgttcagcaaatatgtctttgtttgcttcaatgttcactatggcgcaaaaggtgtttaaaagtggaaacatgtcatagatatttttttgtatatttgatttccataataccaattttttcataaatgcttttattttgtccttttgagagaataaatgtagttgtggtccctgcattgatttattcaatatactcaatttcccaaaaatgtcaactaaataGGCAAATTTGACAATAAAGTCATCATCCCTGAACAACTTTGCatcttcaatatcattttcatcaagaaAATCTGCAACTTGATCTTTGAGTTCAAACACCCTTCTAATCACTTTTGCACGAGATAGCCAGCGTACCTCACAATAGTATAAAAGCGATGTATATTTTGAATCCATATCTTCACACAGCTTTGCAAAAAGCTTAGCTCTTAAAGGACTGTGTTTTATGTAGTTTATAACTTTTGTAATTTGCGCAAAAATATCGTTCAGTTCTGGACTCATATTCTTTGAGACAAGTGCTGATCTGTGCAGCATGCAGTGCGTCCAGATAATTTCTGGTGCTCTGTTTTTTACAAGAGCTTGAAGACCAGATTTATTTCCTGACATTGACTGTGCTCCGTCTGTACAAAGTCCAACACAATTGATCCATtctatgttattttcttcaaaaaaagtatcaattatattaaaaatttcattgGCCGTGCTCCTTCCAGGAAATGGTTTGCAGAATAATAGATCTTCTATTATTGTACTTTCTTCAGCATATCTGACATATGCAATTAaatgtgcatttttatttatgtcaGCTCCCTCATCAACTTGTATAGCAAATTTACAGTTACGTAGTCGAGAAACCAACTGATCACAAAGATCTTCAGATATGTCATCAATTCTTCTAGCGACTGTGTTATCAGCAAGCGGTATTTGCTGTAATTGTTTTGCATAGGATTCGCCAAACATTGCTTCAACCATATCGATAGCTGCTGGCAAAACTAGAGTTTCTCCGATATTGTGCGGTTTCTTGCATTTTGCAATCCTGTAAGAAACTTTGTACGATGCtagtaaagcatttgaagagacAGAAACAAGTTTTTTTAACGATTTCGTTTGGTTATCAAactcttctaattttcttttaaaaaattcttcagactTATGGACATGTTCAGAATGCATCgtttcaaaatgtcttcttaATTTGCATGGCCTCATACTATCTGCTGCAAGTGTTTTGAGGCAAAGCAAACAGAGGGGTTTTTCCATAGAATCAACAAAGATACGTGTGAATCCTAACAATAAGTAAGATGgaaagtattttcttgtctttggagtggtattgattatattccaatcattttgattttttgaaccatcgtcaaaatctttattattcgtgaattttcttttgcaaccactcaagaatttattcatgtgttaaaattatttaattgtctaataaattaaataaatttttgaaaaatataatttttaaattaataactcttattatcggaatatagtcacgttttttacatagatataattttctaaaaaatgtttctgaaatacttttcgcgcctcccttgacacgagtcaacgcctccctagggaggcgcgCCTCCCCATTTGGAAACCTCTGCTTTAAAGGATCGAAAATATCAAACACAACCCTAACCTTTACTAACCTTATTTTAAAAGTCAATTCTAACTCGAAAAAACGCCTATTAAGCCTAGCTTTTACAAATTCCTAATTTTAAAAACCAAtaagattttaatatttacattaaaaacaaaaaatttcaaaacaaagtcAATTGAGCTTTATCAGCCTCGAAATATGTACGTCAGCTAAAATATCTCCTTTATCGTCCTCTAGAATATATAAATCCTTGCGAACAGTGTTTCTGGCCCATAAACACATAGAACGGGATTTTTTTTAGTACTTTCGTGAACGGTGGAGTTATAATCAAAGATTTTATCTTTgagaatgttctgaaaactaCCCGACGAATTGAACATTTTGAAACAATCTGAGCAACCTCAGTTCGGGTAACATCGTGATAGCGATTCGAACCTTGTCAAATAAACGATCTCGCCCAAAGTGATCcatattatgttctgagtttaacttATACTTTCCGACCGCCAAAAATGGCGTTTAGTATCTTCCTGTAGAATGTAAGTTTTTCCGCCTTTAAATCGAATCAGTACCGCAATgcgtaataataattatttattattattatcggcaaCTGCCGTAGAAACATAATAGTTAAATTTCCACACGTGCGGCACTTGAAACGATTTTCTTGATAATCCTTGTTCAACCTCCCCTGTTGCATGCTAAGATTCTCATTGCGTCCAGATCATCCCCATTTTTAAGCTTGCGGTTGATTGATTTGAGGTCAGCATCCAGCACCTCCGGTAGCGTATTGCGCGGACGTCCTCGAAATTTCTTTCCACTCGCGGCAAAATATTCTTCCATAGCCAAATTTGCGGGTGACGTCTGGTCCATCCGTAGGACATGTCCGAACAGTCTCCATCGGGCTTCCATTACATCCAGAATCACAGGTTGCGCTGAGCATTTACGGTAAAGTGCCCCGTTGTTGATCCGGGTCGGCCATTGTACCCCACATAATATACGCAGTTGTCTTCGGTGGAAGGAGTTAAGGTTTTTAATTTTGGAAGCAGAGATCCCCCAACAAGAGGAGTTGTATAGCAAGACCGGTTTCACAAATGCATTGTAGAGGCGCAAACGAAGCGCAATCGTTACCGGCCTGTTAGCCACCCAATACGTTTTCAGCCTGTTCAACGCGGCCGTCGATAGTACTTTCCTCCGGGTAATGTCCTCACTATCTCCGAGGAGTGTGCCCAGTTTTCTGGAATGTCTCCATACATCATCTAGTCTTGAACTCATGCGTGCGACTTCCGTGATTTCCGTTTTGGTTGTGTTCACAGTGAGGAACCATTTTCCAAGCTCTGCTGGGGAAACATCAAGTAACCGCCTCAAGGCTGCTGTGTCGTGTGATACAAAATCCACATCGTCAGCGTATACAATTTCGGTGATTTGCCCGTTATAAAAGAGCCTGAGATCACGCAGAGCCGCCTCCAGGTATATCACGAACAGCAAAGGGGAAAGGAAGTCTCCCTGCGCGGTACCCACTGTCGTCGAAAAATTTCTGGATGACGTACTCCCAATTTGTACTGTCACTTCCGTGTTCGACAATAGGACTGCTATCATCCTGACGCAGTCCCCGTCGAGGAATCACCGCAAAACACTAATAAGTTTTCCTCGGCGAATTGTGTCGAAGGCTCTCGACATGTCGATTCCTAGAATTGTAGTCGCACTCTCGAATCTTTGGCAAGTAGCGCTGCGCCACCTGTGTCCCCAGACCACATCAGCAGTAGATCTACCCGTCCTGAACCCACTGTGGTTCGAAGACAGGAATTCGTTTGCAGGCTCTTGTATACGGTCTAGCACCACAAGATCAAGGATCTTTCTCAGCGTATTGAGTAGAATGACTGGTCGCAGGTTATCCACAGGGCCCATCTTCTTATTCGGTTTTTGAATCGGGTCAGAATTCCTTTGCCCAAAGGAAGAAGGTCATTAGTTGTAAACATTTTGTTTAGTACTTTGGCTATGATTTCCATCAGTGTTTTAGGATCGTATTTCAGTAACTCAGCACTTATGCCATCCGGTCCCGGAGAGCGATTACTTTTCAGTCTATTCGTAGCTTTCATAACTTCTTCCACCGTGATTTCATTTACCAGGTTTGCCGGATTAGTAGTGATTAGGTCCACCTTTTCTCCGTCAACATTAAAAAGTCGTTCAAAATGAGTAGCAATAAGTTCTGCTTGTTCCGTAGCATCAAAAATCATATTTCCGTTGTTGTCCTCGATCTTTAGTTTAATCTTTTGCTTCCTTCTCTTAAGCAACCTCATTGCTAAGAACATCTGTGCACAATCCTTTAGGTTCTCCACTTCTTTTAGCCTGGCATCCAAAACGTTTGCAGTCTCTTCGCTATTTAACTTTTTGATCATTTTCTGTATCCTGGTACGTTCCGATTGTAAGGAAAGTTTTCTGACCATATCCGTTGTGTTCTCTAGCGAGAGTCGGAGAGCCTTCTGTTTTGCAGCCATTTATGATTTTGTCCACGTGTCCAATCTCAAGTCAGAAGACGACTTTTTCTATTACGTTTGTCGATGTGGAGAACGTTATATTGTGGACGAATTCGACATCGATTTATTTCTCCCATTAAGAGCCCGTGAGAAAACCTCCTCCCCCTCGCTGGCTACAATCGTCAAACAAGAATTGGCCTTGTACGATAAGAACTGTTTTTCTATCCGTTGGCTGCGGGACCACCTCGCTAGCTCCGAATTTCCCTCTAGTTCATCATCCCATAATGTGTCCTCTCGCGCGAATGATGTCGATCACCTCAACAGAAAGATTAATAGTAAACTTTTTGACGGCGACGTTCGTGGTGCAGTTAGGCTGGTCGCCTCGACAAGTTCCCTTTTGGCCACGACCCCTGCTGTTTTGAATTCCCTCAGGGAAAAACATCCCCCTCAGCCAAACGACTTCAGGCCTCAGCCGTCCCCTGCCACCCTCGCTCTCAATCCTTTTGCTGTCTTGGAAACTCTTGTACTGAAAGCTCTAAGGCAGAGGTTTCCAAGCTTTTTTTTACGCGCCTCCCTTAGAGAAAAAGTACAATCTTGCGCCTCCctttatattccataatataatacaattattattttatcaatccaacaattttttaaaacaaaaagttaatgagataattttttttccatcttggcgcaaagtttttcaaatcttggtgtcatcgcagagagtgctactcttagcctcattagtcactactaaacgagttcgatatttagatttaattgcaGCTAGTGCAGAAAATCCAGTTTCGCATAAGTATGAAGTAGCAAATGCAACAAAACTTTCATTGCTTTAttcgacaaaatttcatattccgttcttacattcaaccaaaaagaaattagcggtctctctcaaatttttgtttcaataatgtatcgcatgacaattctatcatttttctttttcaaaagttgtcaatgcaaattgattatcttcttcatcaataaatggattctgtatccattcgaacatttacagtcgagatctttaaaatagtgagcaaaatgcttcaacaaacaatccaaatgttcagcaaatatgtctttgtttgcttcaatgttcactatggcgcaaaaggtgt
This is a stretch of genomic DNA from Octopus sinensis unplaced genomic scaffold, ASM634580v1 Contig10412, whole genome shotgun sequence. It encodes these proteins:
- the LOC115228423 gene encoding protein FAM200A-like; translation: MHSEHVHKSEEFFKRKLEEFDNQTKSLKKLVSVSSNALLASYKVSYRIAKCKKPHNIGETLVLPAAIDMVEAMFGESYAKQLQQIPLADNTVARRIDDISEDLCDQLVSRLRNCKFAIQVDEGADINKNAHLIAYVRYAEEKNNIEWINCVGLCTDGAQSMSGNKSGLQALVKNRAPEIIWTHCMLHRSALVSKNMSPELNDIFAQITKVINYIKHSPLRAKLFAKLCEDMDSKYTSLLYYCEVRWLSRAKVIRRVFELKDQVADFLDENDIEDAKLFRDDDFIYIVISFALKTLHPEKTTNIFGNKKLK
- the LOC115228424 gene encoding uncharacterized protein LOC115228424 produces the protein MIAVLLSNTEVTVQIGSTSSRNFSTTVGTAQGDFLSPLLFVIYLEAALRDLRLFYNGQITEIVYADDVDFVSHDTAALRRLLDVSPAELGKWFLTVNTTKTEITEVARMSSRLDDVWRHSRKLGTLLGDSEDITRRKVLSTAALNRLKTYWVANRPVTIALRLRLYNAFVKPVLLYNSSCWGISASKIKNLNSFHRRQLRILCGVQWPTRINNGALYRKCSAQPVILDVMEARWRLFGHVLRMDQTSPANLAMEEYFAASGKKFRGRPRNTLPEVLDADLKSINRKLKNGDDLDAMRILACNRGG